The following DNA comes from Halorhabdus tiamatea SARL4B.
ACGTCGGCTTTCCAGAGGCCTTTGGTGAGTTTCCAGGCGTCGGCTGTCGAGAGGCCGACGTAGTTGACCTTGCCCTCGCTGACGAGGTCGTCGACTGTGCGGAGGGTCTTCTCGATCGGCGTCTCGTCGTCGAAACGGTGGAGATAGAGGATGTCGAGGTACTCCGTCCCCAGCCGGTCCAGCGAGCCCTCGACCTCCGCGCGGACGTTCTTCGCCGAGAGGTTCTCCTGGAACCGTGATTCGTTCGACCAGTAACACTTCGAGGCGACGACGTAGTCCTCACGGTCTCGATTCTCGAGCCACTCGCCGATCCACCGCTCGCTGTCGCCGCCGCCGTAGCCATTGGCGGTGTCGATGAAGTTCCCACCCGCCTCCGCGTAGGCATCTAAGAGCTCGTGTGCCTCTTTCCGGCCCGTCTCGACGACGCCGCTCTCTTCGTGTTCTTTCCCGAAGCGCCAGGTGCCAAGGGCGATCGGTGAGACCTGCAGTCCCGTCTTCCCGAGTCGTCGATAATACATACCTTCGAAACTGGGGGCGGCGGAATAATAAATACCGGGTCGTCCGTTCAGTCGTCGATCCCGTCCGTACGCACTCGCCGAACAGGTCGACTTCGAGCCGTTCGCGGCCGCCACGTGCAGGGAGAACGCTACGAGGGGTTCGCGACGACTGGGTCAGGACCCACTCTCGCTCGCAACGGACTCGTACTTGTACACGTCGATATATGTGAACGCTTCGTGACGTGTCGTCGTGAGGCCTGCGTCGTCCATCGATTGGCGGACCGTGGCTCGCTGGGATGCGTTCTGGTGGGTGACGAGTAGCCAGACAGTATCGGCGTCTCTGACTGTCATTGTGACCTCTGGACCAGACGCGCCCGCCGGCAGTGTGGCGTGCGAGAGGTCCTCGCGAGTCGAATAGTAGTCATAGGCGTCGGTCGCCCAGAATGGCGTGACGACGACGAGATCCCCGCTCTCGGCGTTGTTCTCTATCACGCCGACGGCACTGTCGTACTCGTGTTTGTGTGATTCGGTGTACAGACCAGCCAGCGGCACCCCGAGGACGAGCACGATCATCCCGACCGCGAGGATCGTCGCCCTGTCGGTGTCTGCCAATAGTGTCACCGCCCGCGCCAGGAGGATCAGTAGAGCGACGCCTGCCGGGGCCGTGAATCGGTCGAACAGCAGCGGCGTCACGAGTACTGAGGCCGCCGATATCGCGGCGAGCGGGACGATTAGCCAGCACGCCAGGAACGCATCCGGGCGCAGTTGCGCCCGGTCGGGGTCCGCTATCTCGCCGTCGCCGTCGTCCGCTTCATCCCCGGCGAGGACGTGGCGGACGGCGAGAAACGCCAGCAGGGCAAGTGCGGCGAGCGTCACGAGTTCGCCGACGACCAGGAGGCCATCGCCCGCGACCGTCCAGAGACTCGGGCGGTGGAACGTCGATGCCGGTGGGACCGTTCGTCCGACGTGCGAGCCCAGGATCTCCCAGAATCTGACCGGTGTGATCGGCGGAATCCATTCGACTCTCGAAACGAGGCGGCCGGAACCGAGCATATCGCTGAGGAGGATGAGGTAGTACGGAGCGGCGATGAACCCGACCCTCGTCTGCATGTTCCTCCAGTCGACGAACCACTCCCTGGCGTCCGTACGGTCGACGAACGCTAGGACGTAGACGGTCTGGGCGAACGGGATCAGGATGCCGAAGGCGTGTGTGTACACCAGTATCACGGTGGCGATGCCGTAGCCCCACTCGCTGCGCCACCATCCGGGAGCCCCATCGAGCCACCCGAGCATAGCATAACTCGCCCACACCGTCAGGAACGTCATGACCGCGTACATTCGCGCCTCCTGGGCGTAGTAGACGTAGAACGGCGAAAGTGTGAACAGGAGTGCCGAGAAGAGTCCGACCCGGCGGTCGTATAGCCGGCGTGCGATCGCGTACACGAACGGGATGGAGGCGACGCTGGCAAGGAGTGACAGCGCCCGGATCGAGACCGCCGAGACTCCGGTCACCCGGGTCCAGACCCACAGTATGGCGTAATACAGCGGCGGATGGACATCTTCGGTCGGGAGGACGAACACAATGTTTCTGATCCCGCGGTCGAGGACGACTCTGGCCGTGTAGACTTCGTCGTACCAGAGACTCTCTGCGCCGATGGCGTACGCTCGCAGACCGAACGCGACGAGGACGATCCCCGCCAGAAGGACGTGTTCGCGGCGCACCCGATCGAGGTGCGTCTCCAGCGAGGACGCGGGCCGACTCATGGATCGCCTCTCGCACGTTCCCAGGCCACTGGCGGTGCTGGCCCCACCCACGTACGCCTCTCATTCTCGGTTACCACGAGATACCACGGCAGCGACATATCCCGAGCGTTACCCGCCTGTTCCTTAATTCTTCTGCGAATTGAGAGAAATCACTCACCGCTCCGCTCACGGGCGGCGGCGACGAGTAGCGGGAACGTGATTGTCGCGTCGGCGTACACCGAGGCGTTGCGCGCGGCCTTCTCGAGTTTGCCCCACGACCGCGCTTCATCGAGGGTGGCCCCGGAGAGCCCGCCGGTCTGTGGCGGGTCCATCGTCAACTGGACCGCGTAGTCGTAGGCGTCAGGACTGACCAGCATCGTCTGGAGAACGAAGTTCTTCGGGACGCCGCCGCCGACGACCAGCGCGCCCGCCTGCTCGGCTTCGTAGGCGATGTCGGAGATGCCGGTCATGTCCGCCAGCGCGTCGAGCGTGAAGTCGCTGGTCTGGTTGTAGATCCACGACTGGATCCCGAGCACGGAGTCCTGGACGGCTGGACAGTAGATCGGGACGTCGTTCTCGTAGGCCGCGGCGGCGATGCCCGGCCCTTCCTCGACGTCCTCGCGCTCGTTGACCGCGGCGTTCGCCCGGCCGAGTTCCTCGGTCAACCGCTGGATGCTCACTGTGCCCTCTTCTTCGAGCACCGGGAAGACTTCCTCCCGGAGGTGACCCTCGAAGGCGGCGAAGTGCTCCTGGGGGAGGTAGACGTTGTAGATGCGGTCGACGCCCTCCTCGCGCAACTGCTCGTCGTGTTCGCGCATCGATTTACCCTCGGCGTGGTCCTCGCCGTGGTGGTGCTTGCCGCCGATGGCCTCGATGGTGTCGTGGGTGAGGTTTGCCCCCGTCGTCACGAGGGCGTCGACGTGGCCGTCCCGGATGAGGTCGGCGACGATCTGTCGCATCCCCGCCGGGACCATCGCGCCGGCCAGCCCCAGGAAGTTGGTGACGTCGTCGTCGAGCATCTCGCTGTAGATGTCGACCGCCTCGTGGAGCGTACTCGCGCCGAAGCCCCCATCGCCGTACTCCGCAGCGAGTTCGCCCACGGTCATGCCCGCTCGCGCCTCGGCGTGGCCGATCGGATCGTGATGGAACGTCTCGCGGTGATCGTCTTCGTGGTCGTCGGTCATACGTGACTGTCCGCCGGCGAGGCGCTTGAAGCGTACGATCGCGAGACGGGGTCCGAACCGTCTGCTCCTCGACTACTCGGGCTGGCTCCGAACCAGCGCCGCGCCACAGCAGTCCGATCGGTATTCGTCGTATTCGCGGACGAACGCACAGTCGCGATACCGCCGGGCGACCTCTCCCCCGCACGCCGCACACCGAAACAGCCATTTCGGCGTCGCGAACGCCCGACACCGAACGTCGGTCTCGACTTCTCGGGCCCGGCGCTTGAACGCCGCGCCGTGGCCGGTCGTCCCGTCGCGCTGGAACTGCTCGACGTGCAGCAGTTCGTGGCGCAGCGTCGATTCCCACTCCGCCCGCGAGAACGCCTCGAAGGCGTCCCAGGAAAGCGAGATCGTACAGGGGAGCGGTCGACCGTCGCTGTCGGGAACGCGCTCCCACTCGACCGGCTCGCCGACCGTCGCCTCCGGAATCTCCGGCCGCTTGACCGCCGCCGCCCGTCTGCGCGCCCGCGTCGAAACTTCCCACTCGACGAGGTCGAGGCGAACGTCGAGTAGCCACTCCCGACGGGCCTCGCGGGCGTACGCGCTCGACCAGTCAATCAGGTCGTCGTGGCCGGCAATGGCGTCGAACGCGGGCACTTCCGACTCCTCGACAGCCATCGATCAGAGTCCGGTCGGATGGTCGACGAACGTCGTCTCTACGCCCCACTCCTCGGCGAGGCCAGCAAGCGCGCGCACGCCGAAGGTCTCGGTCGCGTAGTGCCCAGCGAGAAAGACGTGGATACCGTGCTCGCGCGCCCGGTGGTAGACCTGCTGTTTGCCCTCGCCGGTCACCAGCGCGTCGACTCCTTTCGCAGCTGCCTCGTCGATCCAGTCGGTGCCGCTGCCGGTCACGACTCCGATGTCTACGATCTCCGCGGGGCCGAACTCCAGCACCTGCACGTCCTCACCGCTGGTGTCGAGTTCGCTCGACAGTCGCTCACGCAATCCTTCGACTGCAAACGGCTCTCGCGCCCGCCCGCGCTGACCGATGTACTCGCCGTCGATCTCGCCGAACGGTGCCCGATTCCCGAGGTCGAGGACGTCGGCCACCCCGGCGGCGTTGCCGAGGTCCTGGTGGCCGTCTAGCGGGAGATGGACGGCGTAGAGTGCCATCTCGGCCTCGAACAATCGCTGGAGACGACGGTATCGCAGATCGGTCACCTGCCCGTCGCCACCCCACAGCAGTCCGTGGTGGACGACAAGCAGGTCCGTCCCCTCGGCGGCTGCCTGCTCGATCGTCTCGACGGCTGCGTCGACGGCGAACGCGACGCGCTCGACGTCTTGATCAGCCGGCCCGACCTGGAGGCCGTTCTCGCTGGCGTCGATCCCGGCGTAGGCGTCGACGTCGAGGCGCTCGTCGAATCGCGAACAGAGTTCCTGACAGTTCATACGCCGGCTTCGTCGGGCCCGGCCGTAGTGATTGTGGTCGACTGGTGGGCGGTCGTCACGCTACTGACAACGGAAATTCGGTGACGGCTGGCCGTTGTCGCCCTCGCTCAGAAGCTGTTCGTTCGATTGGCGAGAGTCGAATCCAAAAATCTATCAATGGCGGAGAAGATATTGAAACGATGCCCTCCCGCCGTTCATACCTCGCAGGCCTGGGCGCAGCCGCCATCTCGGTTGCGGGATGTGCCTCGCTCCCGTTCGTCTCGCCGGTGAGCGAGCGCTGGCGGACGACCGTTGGTCCCGAAAACACCACGCTGAACGCACCGCTCGCGGTCGGTGACGCGACGATCTACGCGACGGACGACGACGGCACCCTGTGGGCGATCGACGCGGCGAGTGGCGACGTCCGGTGGGCCGAACGAATCGTCGATCCAGGCGATCACGTCTCCACTGGACCGGGGGCTGGCGCGGACGTCGTCTGCGCTGGCCGACCGCCCGTCGCGTTCGCGCCCGGCGGCGAGCGGCTGTGGTCCGCGACGACGGACGCGCTGGCCGAGTCGTTGCACGCGGCTCCGCCGGTCGTCGGGTCGGACGCGGTGTTCGTTCGGACGGCCGACGGGTTCACTGCCGGGTTCGACCGTTCCGACGGGCACCGACGCTTTCGCGTCGACCTCGATGCAGATGAATTCGGTGTTCTGGCAGCGGCAGACGGTCGCGTGTTCACGGATACGGACGGATCGCTGGTCGCGCTCGATGCGACTGGTGGCGACCGGCTTTGGGAGCAACCGGTGAGTGCTCCCGACGACCTTGCCGTCACGGACGAACGCGTTCTCGTGGCTGATTCACAGGGCGGTGTCCGAGCGTTCGATATCGTAACTGGCGACGAGCGGTGGCAGTACGATCTTCCGGAGGCAAACGCGGTAGCTGTGGCGGGTGAAAGGGCCGTTGCGGTGGGCGGTTCCCCTGCCGGTAGTGGCCAGTCCGGGCCGACGTCCCACGACGTTCCCGGACCGCTCGTCGCTCTCGACATCGGGTCCGGGGAAAAGCAGTGGCGGGTAACACTCGACCGCTTCGCCTGGTTTCCGCCCGCGGTCGGGTCGGATCGGGTGTACGTCTCGAGGGTCGCCGGCGGTGTGGTGGCATACTCGACCTCGGGAGAACGCGTCTGGACGCACGAGTTCGGTGAGGACGCCGAACCCATTACAGGCCCGGTGATCCACGACGGCCGGCTCTACGTCGGCGTCAGGGATAGCAGTGAGGCGTACGTGGCTGCGCTGGCGGAAACGTAATCTGGCCCTCAGCTTCTTATCGTAGCTATCTGTTACGGAGCTGTTCAGTCATTGCTGTCAGGCCGGAACAGCTGCTCGCCATCGCGTTCAATCACACCGCGATCGACCAGGGCGTCGATGATCGCCTCGGTCTCGCGGCGTTCGATCTCGTAGGCACTGCCGGCGATCGTCGTGATTTCGTCGACGTCGAGCGGAAAGTTGCGGTTCTGGAGCAGTCGGACGACCCGGTTGTACGACGACGTCGAGAAGTCCCGGTCGTCCGTCTCCGTCTCAGCTGTGCTCGCAGTCGCATCGCCGCTGTCGTCGTTGCCAGTCTCGGTCGCCCCTGCCGGATCAGCAGCGTCGGCGTCCGCTGTCTGGTCCTCATCCTCGGTGTCTTCGGGCTTTGGCTCCGACCGCTCGGGTTCGCCCTCGGCAGCAACCCCGTCGACCGCTGTCGACTCGTCGTCTTCCGCTGTCCCCTCCACCTCGATGAGCGACGGCTCGTCGTGGCCGAAGCCCTCGATCAACGAGGAATCCGCCGGCCGGTCGGCACTCGATTCGACGTCTTCCGTCGTCCGCTCGACGTTCTCGGCGTCGGCGCTCCCGGTCTCGTCGGTGTCCGACTCGTTCCCCGAGAGCGTCGTCTGGTCGGGGTCCGCCGTCGCCGCGACCACGCTGTCGACGATCGTCGAGAGCTTGCGCCGACACTGTGGACACAGGACGACAGTCTGCTGGTTTTCGACAGACGGACGTAGATCGCGGGGCACGACGGGGTACTCTTCGAGCGGTGCGTCGACCGCGACGCCACAGAAGTAACACGACGCCAGTCGATCCATGTGGAGTACTCGCGGCCGGGGTGGCAAAAAGCTACGCAGTTCTGACGCTCACGGCGCGATCACTCACTGTCGTCCGCCGCGTGCTCGTAGACGAACGCCCGCAGGAGCTTCGCCGCAAGCGTCGCGGTCTGGCCGTCGTCGCGGTCGTTGACCTCGACCACGTCGAAGCCGGTGACCTGCGGCGCGATCGACCGAACCACGTCGTGCATCTCCCGCGGCGTCAGGCCGAACGGCTCCATCGTCCCGGTCCCGGGCGCGAATCCGGGGTCGGCGGCGTCGACGTCGACGCTGAGATAGACCGATTCGTCCTCGAAATCGGGCGTCCATTCGCTCACTTCGCCGGGCGGGACGACCGTCACGTCCTCGGCGTCGGCGCGGTCCCACTCGGCCTCGCTGCCGGCGCGTGCCCCGAGGATCACCGCGCGATCAGCGACGTCGAGGGCGTGGCGGGTGACCGTCGAGTGGCTCAATGGGTTGCCGGCGTAGGCCTCCCGGAGGTCGAGATGGGCGTCCAGACAGACGAATACGTCCGGGTCGACGCTCTGGACGCCCGCGACGGTGACGGTGTGTTCGCCGCCGACCAGCAGGGGCGTAGTGCCGCCGGCTCGCAGGTCGCCGAGTTCGCCTTCCAGATAGGTGAGATACTCGCCGGCGTCCTCGATCGCCCCGGCGGCCCCGACGTCGCCGTGGTCGTAGACGTCGCAATCGGTGAAGTGACTGTCCGTGTAGTGGTCGTAGTCCTCGAAAGTGGCCGCGAGCTCCCGGACGCGAGCGGGGCCAAAGCGGGTGCCGGGCCGGAACGTCGTCGAGACGTCGAGTGGCGCACCGACGACCGCGTAGTCGGCGCGGTTCCGGTCAGCAGTCGCGCCGGGGAAATACATCTATACGATCTTGCGCTGCTCTTCGAGTTCGAGGTACTCGATCTCGTCGTCGGGCGAGAGACTCTCGTCGTCGGGGACGCGCATCGTGAACGTCTCGTAGGTTTCCAGATCCATGACCTGGGCGTCGTCGCCCGAGACCGAGACGACCTGTCCCTGTTTGCGCTCGATGATCGGAACCCAGAT
Coding sequences within:
- a CDS encoding aldo/keto reductase, which translates into the protein MYYRRLGKTGLQVSPIALGTWRFGKEHEESGVVETGRKEAHELLDAYAEAGGNFIDTANGYGGGDSERWIGEWLENRDREDYVVASKCYWSNESRFQENLSAKNVRAEVEGSLDRLGTEYLDILYLHRFDDETPIEKTLRTVDDLVSEGKVNYVGLSTADAWKLTKGLWKADVNNYEAFSVTQPLFHAAYYEDVAEYLDVCADQDLAVVPYSPLAGGFLTGKYERVGDGTYELDAPEDTRAQLDEMFTDWYVSERGWHVLEEVRAVADELDATPAQVALRWLIDQPDFVTVPIVGARTVEQLEENLGALEIELSRDQFDRIFEARYDEDGNLYQTNA
- a CDS encoding glycosyltransferase family 39 protein — translated: MSRPASSLETHLDRVRREHVLLAGIVLVAFGLRAYAIGAESLWYDEVYTARVVLDRGIRNIVFVLPTEDVHPPLYYAILWVWTRVTGVSAVSIRALSLLASVASIPFVYAIARRLYDRRVGLFSALLFTLSPFYVYYAQEARMYAVMTFLTVWASYAMLGWLDGAPGWWRSEWGYGIATVILVYTHAFGILIPFAQTVYVLAFVDRTDAREWFVDWRNMQTRVGFIAAPYYLILLSDMLGSGRLVSRVEWIPPITPVRFWEILGSHVGRTVPPASTFHRPSLWTVAGDGLLVVGELVTLAALALLAFLAVRHVLAGDEADDGDGEIADPDRAQLRPDAFLACWLIVPLAAISAASVLVTPLLFDRFTAPAGVALLILLARAVTLLADTDRATILAVGMIVLVLGVPLAGLYTESHKHEYDSAVGVIENNAESGDLVVVTPFWATDAYDYYSTREDLSHATLPAGASGPEVTMTVRDADTVWLLVTHQNASQRATVRQSMDDAGLTTTRHEAFTYIDVYKYESVASESGS
- a CDS encoding deoxyhypusine synthase; the encoded protein is MTDDHEDDHRETFHHDPIGHAEARAGMTVGELAAEYGDGGFGASTLHEAVDIYSEMLDDDVTNFLGLAGAMVPAGMRQIVADLIRDGHVDALVTTGANLTHDTIEAIGGKHHHGEDHAEGKSMREHDEQLREEGVDRIYNVYLPQEHFAAFEGHLREEVFPVLEEEGTVSIQRLTEELGRANAAVNEREDVEEGPGIAAAAYENDVPIYCPAVQDSVLGIQSWIYNQTSDFTLDALADMTGISDIAYEAEQAGALVVGGGVPKNFVLQTMLVSPDAYDYAVQLTMDPPQTGGLSGATLDEARSWGKLEKAARNASVYADATITFPLLVAAARERSGE
- a CDS encoding SprT-like domain-containing protein; translated protein: MAVEESEVPAFDAIAGHDDLIDWSSAYAREARREWLLDVRLDLVEWEVSTRARRRAAAVKRPEIPEATVGEPVEWERVPDSDGRPLPCTISLSWDAFEAFSRAEWESTLRHELLHVEQFQRDGTTGHGAAFKRRAREVETDVRCRAFATPKWLFRCAACGGEVARRYRDCAFVREYDEYRSDCCGAALVRSQPE
- a CDS encoding Nif3-like dinuclear metal center hexameric protein; this encodes MNCQELCSRFDERLDVDAYAGIDASENGLQVGPADQDVERVAFAVDAAVETIEQAAAEGTDLLVVHHGLLWGGDGQVTDLRYRRLQRLFEAEMALYAVHLPLDGHQDLGNAAGVADVLDLGNRAPFGEIDGEYIGQRGRAREPFAVEGLRERLSSELDTSGEDVQVLEFGPAEIVDIGVVTGSGTDWIDEAAAKGVDALVTGEGKQQVYHRAREHGIHVFLAGHYATETFGVRALAGLAEEWGVETTFVDHPTGL
- a CDS encoding outer membrane protein assembly factor BamB family protein translates to MPSRRSYLAGLGAAAISVAGCASLPFVSPVSERWRTTVGPENTTLNAPLAVGDATIYATDDDGTLWAIDAASGDVRWAERIVDPGDHVSTGPGAGADVVCAGRPPVAFAPGGERLWSATTDALAESLHAAPPVVGSDAVFVRTADGFTAGFDRSDGHRRFRVDLDADEFGVLAAADGRVFTDTDGSLVALDATGGDRLWEQPVSAPDDLAVTDERVLVADSQGGVRAFDIVTGDERWQYDLPEANAVAVAGERAVAVGGSPAGSGQSGPTSHDVPGPLVALDIGSGEKQWRVTLDRFAWFPPAVGSDRVYVSRVAGGVVAYSTSGERVWTHEFGEDAEPITGPVIHDGRLYVGVRDSSEAYVAALAET
- the speB gene encoding agmatinase, producing MYFPGATADRNRADYAVVGAPLDVSTTFRPGTRFGPARVRELAATFEDYDHYTDSHFTDCDVYDHGDVGAAGAIEDAGEYLTYLEGELGDLRAGGTTPLLVGGEHTVTVAGVQSVDPDVFVCLDAHLDLREAYAGNPLSHSTVTRHALDVADRAVILGARAGSEAEWDRADAEDVTVVPPGEVSEWTPDFEDESVYLSVDVDAADPGFAPGTGTMEPFGLTPREMHDVVRSIAPQVTGFDVVEVNDRDDGQTATLAAKLLRAFVYEHAADDSE